A stretch of DNA from Coccidioides posadasii str. Silveira chromosome 4, complete sequence:
CAGAAATGTGGGAACCAGACAACAAACTTGTATGAATACATGGGAGCTTTAACATCTTTATCCCTATATCTATCAACAACAGTGGACCACGGCTGCCCGCCAAAGTGGGATTAAGAGTGAGTGCCTCTGCTGCACAAAGTCGGTGAAGAAGCATTCCCTGGAAATGCAGAAGAGAAGGTACACTCCAAGATTGCAACATACATCTGGATCAGCAAAAACTGCCCAGATATACCAATTCCAAAGTTACAAGGATTTGGGGTTCCCAGTGGTCTCAGTGTAAGTATAtaaactttttttttcggtgGGTGATGAACAGTGTGCTAATGGCTAGTGTGAGAGCAGTTCTTTAATCCCAGATGTGTTCCACTCTGGCGAAGGATCAAGTCTTATGTTTGGCAGCTCTATTATTGTCTACACGGAAGCAAGGCATTCTCTGGATATATCCCCCAACATAGACCTGTGCTTTTGAGATATCCTTACATCCTTGTGGACTGGATAGAACACAGCGATGCTCAGATGCGCTCTAATGTATTTACCATGCCGCACACCGAAGTGCAGACGCGGAATCTTTATCGAAGCATTTCAAGGATCATGATTTCCCTTGCAAAATTTCACAGCGCCGAATTGGTTCCTGGACGATTGATAACGATGGACGAATTAGCCTATCCAATCGTCCCATGTATTGTTATCTCCACCAACTAGAGAATTACGTTATTCCTTCTGGTATTCTATGGAATATGACTTACACGAGCGCTGGTAGTTTCTATCTTGACTTACTTACTGGCTACGACAACCGTCTCCGACATCAGGCGAATGCTGCTTTTGAGGAAGCAGATGCACGTGGACAAGCCAAAGACCTAGTCCTTATGCAAGCGCTCCTTCATCTGTTTACTGACCGGCATCTTCATAACAGTCCATTTGTCATGCAACTGGCAGATATGCATGCTATCAATATCTTTGTTGACGAGGATTGGAACATCAAGCATGTTGTTGACCTTGAATGGGCATGCTGCCTGCCCCTGGGGAACCTGTTGTCTCCATTTTGGCTAAATGAACCTGTTGTCTCCATTTTGGCTAAATGGACAAAGTGCTGATGGACTTGATGGCCCAGAGTATGAACAGTTCAAAGCATGCTATGAGCAATTTACAACGATATTTACAACGATATTTGAACAAGAGGAGACAGACACACCATTACACCACAAAGGAAGTTTCTACTCCTGTGCAAAAGTCATGAAGGGGGCTTTATATGATGGGCGATACTGATACCTGAATGCGCTGCAAACCCCAAAGGGTTTGTTTAACTGTTTCAGAACACATCTTCAGCCATTCTTTGACGAAGTACCTAAAGAGCCCCTCCGCGCAGCTGTATCTCCATATTGGACACCTGGAATGACATCAAATTCATCAATTGTGGAATCAAAGCTAAGAGACTATGCCAACTATCGCAAAGAGGTTCACGACGTCTTTTACAGTAAATACAGCGGAAAGGCATATTGATAAACTACAATAGCCAGTGGAGGAAAGAGCAGCAAGTCTGGACATTAGTAAGAGACCCTTGTATTCCCTTGGTTTTCTTTCCTCGAGGACATAGATCAGGGGACCTCGTAAATAAAGTTTTCGGACCTCGTAAAGTCACGTGATGCTGACTAAGGACCTTCAGTACTATAAATACCATACATGTACCTTTGCTGTTTGAATTTTCAAATTATTTACAGTTTTCTTCGCACACATTAATTGATTGGGAATTGATTATCCCATCTGATTACAACTCAAGTGCTTGATTTTGCCTTGAACCTTGATGAATATCTGAAAACCAATGAACACGGATATGCATATGTTGTTAATATTGCTggttgtactccgtagtaggGAGGAAGCAGAGGATATGATGCACACAGTTAGTTATATTAAGTGCTTATGAATCACTTGGCAACTGATTGATAATCAGTTATTAACTGATTGGTAACTGATTAGCAAATGATTGTGTTATGCACTTGTGTACTCAGGCAGGACAATCTCTCCACTGGCAACGCCCTCAAGATACTGTTGGTAGTAGGCCTATCAATTCAATCGTTTTTTAATCAATTTGCATCAGATTCCATCAAAATAACACATTTAACAGCTAAATCTACTCATATTATCGCGTGAATGAGCCATCTTCGCCAAAAGGGGCCCCCCTGCTTGGGAAATGCTTTTTAAATGCTTGGTAAAggtaagaaaaaaatctTACGTGACTGTTTTTCTAGAGGTGCGTTCTGCTTAGTAAGTATCACGTGACTTTTATGAGGTCCACCTTGGCGTACATAAGGGGTCCGGGTCATCTGTTGTTCTGTCTTTCCTCCAAGTTTGTGCCTGGCGGCCGAAAGATGGTGGGGTCGCAAGACTAAAATTTCGGAACAACTATTCTGCGGTAAATGATAAGTGGGAattgatggaggactcatatgcttgtcattcactaagctacctaaaggggaatctcggctaatctatgtgggtcacgtgagcgaggtgctagttggattacctaacaggAATGACCCGGATTAGCCAAAAGAATTTTCAGTTCACTGAATTGATAACAGAGAAAACCAGCTTCGTGGCTGGTTGCGGCACTGGGGCATCAGACGTCAGAAGCCTACAAAGAGTGACGGACCATCAATGCAACCTGGAATCCCCCCACCCCTTGGCAACCTGTCCCTGGTCCTATGGAATTGGCCTGGAAAAAAGAGGCAATGAAATGGTGCTGTGTTGCAAGTCGTGTTCATGACCTACTACTTCAGGCCGGTGATAACACTTATTTTTACAGAAATGTGTGAGTTCCTCAAACAATACAAGGCATCACCGACTGGTGAATTGGCCTGGTGGGCGCCAAGGGCTGATTATGTAAATTTTGTCATGAGACAGCTGAGACCAACCAATAACTGTAAGTTATCCTGGTCTGATTGTTGAATTGGTGGGAGCTCCGCATGCTTGGCACACAGCACTAGTGGAACAATTGTTTTTCCATCACCTCGTGACATTCTGTATAGGCCCGTGTGCTTCACCTCCTCCCAGAGTCTTCTTCCCGTGATCTCACATTTCCCCTGGCTGAAACACCAGAATTCACAACGATCCAGCCCAGCTCTGTTTCAATATGGCGAGCTTTTCAGAAGATGATCGGAACACCATCAAAAAATATCCTTTAAACCACTCTCTTGATCAATTACAAGACTTACTTCAAGACACGGAAGACTCCTATACACCACACCTAATTTCTGATGATGGTGCTCTTGATGGCCTTGACGAGGCCTCTTCTGGATATGCATCCACTATGATGGCCCCAATAAAGGGAGAGAAGTAGCCCGCTTTGAAAAATGGAATTATATGGACACTGAGGAACTAGTGGATGCAAGGAAGGAAGTGATATCTGATGAAAGTGACTTTCTCAGAATTGCTGAGGAGAATTTCACTCTATACTACCAACCCTTGGGCTCTTGGGTCAATCAATTACGCCGGGTTGTCTTTCCTGATGGTGGGCGGTGGAAGAAACTGAACCCGCATCTCAGTTCAGAGATGATGGACGTGCTTCGGCGTGCACAAAGCGATTCGAATGTTGTAGACTAACGGAATCCACAAGCGAGCGAGCATCTCTACCGAACGAGCAACTAAATCACCATATTTTCAATTTCCTAACCCATCCACTTCAACGCGCAATTATGCCACCAATTCGCAAGAAAAATGCTAGAAACTCTATGGAGATAGAGAGAAGACTTGAACTTGCAATATCTGCTattaaaaagcaagaaatacCCTCAATTTCTGAAGCTGCACGCCTCTTCAATGTGCCATGCTCTACTCTAGGTCATAGACTTAGTGGCCGGTCTTCCAGGGTGAATTTACGCGCAAATTTACATAAGTTGACCGAACCTGAAGAGAACCAGCTAGTTCAATGGATTTAGTCCTGGATAAACAAGGcatttgttgagaatatggCTAATCATCTTCTCTCATAATGGAATCCCACAAAGCTTTTCCCAGATTGGCAAAAACTGGGTTTCAAACCTGATTAAATGCTGTACAGAGCTTCAATGCTggtaggctggtattcgggaccgggacgggatcccatttcccattgaagctggtcccggtcccgaatttagaaacagccgggatcccaaatatgaaatcttagtcccatgtcccatcccacccaagagcttgaggtcccaTTCCTGTCCCTATCTCATAAActatttcccggtcccatcctcaaatagaaaattatgtcccatgtcccatcccagcagagaaAGGATGCTCCCATTTCCTGtcccggccgggtccataatgggaccgggacgggacCAGGTTTTCCGGCCCCATtatgtcaaattcatagagaagagtcaaactgatcaaattttgcgtggactgttaccaaatttcattacttttcCAAACTTGGAATAgattgataaaattatgttaaGACTGTTATCAAATTTCGTTatcttttgacaacacaaatgggaccaggattcccagtcccatcctacactttactggtcctgtcccatatacaatattgaaatcctggtcctatcccattttgtgACTTTGTCACGCCAGGTCCGGGGCCtgtcctactagctagattttgatcctgATCCCAATCCAATCCTGATCTCAGATCCCACAGAACCatcccaatatgctgttaaacaacccagtcccattctgttgagctgagcttcaacccgATCCCGTCCTTGGgacaggaattgggacgggaatccGGGACCGGGtcgggaaatcccggaaccggataccactctattTAAAATTCTCTCTGCATGCCAGCACATTCATCACATCTTTTCCAGCCTCTTGATGTCAGTATTTTTGCAGTCTTGAAGCAATGGCATATGGGGCTCTAGTTGAACAGCAAATGCGGCTTGGATTCAATACTATTAAGAAGCTTGATTTCTTACTAGAGGCCTATCCTGCAGCGTGTACAGAGGCCTTCAAGACTCAGAACATTCAAAACAGCTTTATTGCTACTGGTACTAATAGCTCCATTCGACCCAGATCAGGTCATCCAGCGGCTCAATATTCAGCTAGAACTCCTACCCCTCCTACCCCCGCCCCCCGCGCCAGCAGATCTAGCAATTCTCAGTCATCCTGGGTTCTTCAAACACCTAGCAACCCTCGCCAATTACACCAGCAGGCGAATAACGTCAAGAATCTTATGGGACAGGGGCTTGGGAGCCCACCTCATGGCCTAGTGGAAGGTCTTGATCAAATTATCAAGGCCTGTGAATATGGGATGGCCAACGCCACAATAatgaagaagcaatatcaggatatatttgctgcaaatgagaaagagaagcaaaagtATACAAGATTTCCTCGTCGCGCTCGGGGGTTGGATTATGTTAAGTAGTTAACTTAGGTAATGCACAGCGAAAGATCGCAAAGCCCGAAAGTTTACTGCAGAAGCCTGAACTTATTGAACGCGGTTGAACATCCATAATATATGCGACGTCAGAAAGGATCTGACAATCAGGGCTAGACTGACAAAGTAGATAttttaattattttttcCAAATTTCTGCTGCTATTGAACGGATACACTATTGAGTACGCTACATGACTTTGTGAAATCGTTCCAATACCTGACTATGAGACTTTCTGAAATGCTTCCACCTTCAAAAATTGACTTAACGAGTTATGGCCGTAGAATGCCTAACTCGAAGACAAGTCTTCTCTCTGAAGGTCCACACAGTCCGAACCGCACCACTGAATGATCGGTGCTCTCCTCCGAGGTAAAAAATGGTGACTAGACGTGAATATTTTCTACTTGTCACTCAGTTAGCACCGGACGGATACTCTGTGACGAGGAAAGAAATCAATTGGTATTCAATTGGCATTCAGAAACACGGGGTGCTGGGGTACAGCATCGCTAGATCTCAGGCTTTATATCTGATACTCCTATCATAAAGCCCGAGGCTATGTTTACCAGACTAGGTATAATCACTGCACCATAGCAATGGGCTTATAGGGAAGAGAACAATGAAAATCAACACTTACCCATGGCATTAATTTGATATCCTCGAGCTTTTAGTTATATTATGACAGTGCCTTCGAGCCAAACGCTCAACGGTCCATGTAGAATCCGTGATAGCAACACAGGATGTCATATCTGTCGACGAGCTTCTGTGGCTCTCGGCAAAGAGCTATCACTGATTTCACGCTCGTCACTGGTTTCCAGGATCCATGAAATCTATTTGAAACGGTTGATTCGTGACTTATATTCGCTTCTTCAGGAGCTCAAACCAAGCCGTGTATGAGGTCATACTGGGCTTGGCGAACGTGAAAGAGCCGCTGCGCGTTTAATTTATCCAATAGAAGATCGGATCTAAACGTATTACTATTATTCCTAATTTGGAAAGTGCGATCTTGCGGCGGTCCGGCGAATCTAATATTCCGGGTATGTGGATAAATGTTATTCCATGCGAGCACGGGCGCCGTGGACCGCCAAGCTTTGCAGATTGTAAGTGCACCCTGAGCCACCAGGGCTGGGTTTAATCAAATGCCACTAATCGCTATAAGATAATACGCTCCAAGACGCGAGCAAAACACACATGCCCTCTCCGCCGCAACTTATCCGGGTTTCAGCCTCCGCGGCCCGCCACTTTGTCCAATCTCTCCTCCAGAAATATAATGTCCCCAGCCAAAACGGGGCAATAGTAGCAAAATGCCTCGTAGAGGCCGATCTCCGTGGTGTAGACTCCCACGGCATCAATCGAATCCCCTCATACCTAGCCCGTATCCGCCAGAGAGTCCTTGATCCCTCCGTCTCGCCCGTAGTCAACAAAATCACTCCCGTGGTAACCCAGATCGATGCTCAGAACGGCTTCGGCTTTATCGCGGCCAACGAAGCCATGAATACAGCTATCAAGATAGCACAAGTCTACGGAATCGGAATGGTCTCCGTAAAGCACTCCAACCACTTCGGCATGTCGGCGTCGTTCGTCCAGCAAGCCATCGATGCGGACATGCTTAGTTTAGTTTTCACCAATTCGTCTCCCGCACTACCGGTCTGGGGTGGAAAGGATAAACTTATGGGCGTATCCCCCATTGCATGTGGTGCGCCCGCCGGAGAAAACTCAATCCCTTTCATCCTCGATATGTGCCCTTCTATAGCCGCGCGGGGTAAAATATACAAAGCGCTCCGTCGCGGTGATCAAATACCGCTAGGCTGGGCTCTTGACAAAGATGGGTTGCCAACCACCGATCCCGCTTCAGCGTTGAAAGGCGTAATGCTACCTATGGGCGGAGCCAAGGGATCCGCGTTATCTATAATGATGGACGTGTTTTCTGGTGTGTTATCTGGCTCTGCGTTCGCAGGACACGTCATTAATCCGCACGACCCATCTGAACCGGCTGATGTGGGCCATTTCTTCGTAGCAATCAAGCCTGACCTATTCATGACGCTAGAGGAGTTCAAAGGGCGGATGGATTATTTATACCGTCGGGCCGTGGAATGTGAGAAGATGAATGGGGTAGAAAGAATTTATTATCCGGGGGAGATTGAGCTTCTGACGGCgaaagaaagggaaagagAGGGGATTCCGTACGTTCGGGCGGAAATTGAGGCGTTGAATCGCGAGGCGGACTTGGTTGGCGAGTATCATCTCAAAGAATTCGGATAGATTGGGAAGACACATTCATATTTGCTTATCGTGATATATGAGCATGCTTAGGCGAAGTGCTGTGGTGACCAAGGGCGCTAAGCAGTCACCATGCAGTTGAAATTCGTAGCCTAAATCGAGAAGCTCGGATTGGGAATAAAAACAATGAATATATTGAAAGAGAGTGCGGCGAATAGGTCGAATTTTCCCAAACATCCTGTCCTATGACTCCATTTGTAACGGGGCACCTTCCAGCTGATTGG
This window harbors:
- a CDS encoding uncharacterized protein (EggNog:ENOG410PJ8S~COG:S); the protein is MASFSEDDRNTIKKYPLNHSLDQLQDLLQDTEDSYTPHLISDDGALDGLDEASSGYASTMMAPIKGEK
- a CDS encoding uncharacterized protein (EggNog:ENOG410QDZ8~COG:S), which encodes MAYGALVEQQMRLGFNTIKKLDFLLEAYPAACTEAFKTQNIQNSFIATELLPLLPPPPAPADLAILSHPGFFKHLATLANYTSRRITSRILWDRGLGAHLMA
- a CDS encoding uncharacterized protein (EggNog:ENOG410PK7G~COG:C~BUSCO:8634at33183), whose amino-acid sequence is MPSPPQLIRVSASAARHFVQSLLQKYNVPSQNGAIVAKCLVEADLRGVDSHGINRIPSYLARIRQRVLDPSVSPVVNKITPVVTQIDAQNGFGFIAANEAMNTAIKIAQVYGIGMVSVKHSNHFGMSASFVQQAIDADMLSLVFTNSSPALPVWGGKDKLMGVSPIACGAPAGENSIPFILDMCPSIAARGKIYKALRRGDQIPLGWALDKDGLPTTDPASALKGVMLPMGGAKGSALSIMMDVFSGVLSGSAFAGHVINPHDPSEPADVGHFFVAIKPDLFMTLEEFKGRMDYLYRRAVECEKMNGVERIYYPGEIELLTAKEREREGIPYVRAEIEALNREADLVGEYHLKEFG